A portion of the Clostridium gelidum genome contains these proteins:
- a CDS encoding Asp23/Gls24 family envelope stress response protein yields MIGFSNENGNINYSEEVLAKIVGLSTMECYGVVGMVSRNAGEGLWELMGIENLAKGVKLQLTNENKLQIELFVMVEYGTKISVISNNIIQKVRYSVENYTGLKVSSITVNVQAVRV; encoded by the coding sequence ATGATTGGATTTTCAAATGAAAATGGTAATATAAATTATTCAGAAGAAGTTTTAGCTAAAATTGTTGGATTATCAACAATGGAATGCTATGGAGTAGTTGGTATGGTTTCTAGAAATGCTGGCGAAGGACTTTGGGAACTTATGGGCATAGAAAATTTAGCAAAAGGTGTTAAATTACAATTAACAAATGAAAACAAATTACAAATCGAATTGTTTGTTATGGTTGAATATGGAACAAAAATATCGGTTATATCTAATAATATAATTCAAAAGGTTCGTTATAGTGTTGAAAACTATACGGGTCTTAAGGTTTCATCTATAACAGTAAATGTTCAAGCGGTTAGAGTTTAG
- the rpe gene encoding ribulose-phosphate 3-epimerase gives MVKIAPSILSADFSKLGEDIERIDKGGADFIHIDVMDGSFVPNISLGLPVIKSIRNRTDKPFDIHLMINNPSKYIDDFIIAGADIITVHYEADQHIDRTINYIKSKGIKAAISLNPGTPTSVLKDLIVNLDMVLIMSVNPGYGGQKFIPYCLDKIREIKEFSNKVNPSLLIEVDGGVDKTNVKEIIEAGANVIVAGSAVFCGGEISDNIKALRG, from the coding sequence ATGGTAAAGATTGCACCATCAATATTGTCAGCAGATTTTTCGAAATTAGGAGAAGATATAGAGAGAATAGATAAAGGGGGAGCCGATTTTATCCATATAGATGTAATGGATGGATCTTTTGTACCTAATATATCCCTAGGATTACCAGTGATAAAATCAATAAGAAATAGAACAGATAAACCATTTGATATACATTTAATGATAAACAATCCATCAAAGTACATAGATGATTTTATAATTGCAGGAGCAGATATAATTACTGTTCATTATGAAGCAGATCAACATATAGATAGAACAATTAATTATATTAAGTCAAAAGGTATTAAAGCTGCAATTTCATTGAATCCAGGAACTCCAACAAGTGTATTAAAGGATTTAATAGTAAATTTAGATATGGTTTTAATAATGTCTGTAAATCCAGGTTACGGAGGACAAAAATTTATACCATATTGTTTAGATAAAATTAGAGAAATAAAAGAATTTAGTAATAAAGTTAACCCATCACTATTAATAGAAGTGGATGGTGGCGTAGATAAAACGAATGTAAAAGAAATTATAGAAGCTGGTGCTAATGTAATTGTTGCAGGTTCTGCTGTGTTTTGTGGAGGAGAAATCAGCGATAATATAAAAGCTTTAAGGGGGTAA
- a CDS encoding DAK2 domain-containing protein has translation MEYTKINGHDFYNMVVNASNRLLEQSDFVNALNVFPVPDGDTGTNMSMTFKAAVKEIENINTDSIGEVSKKLAKGALMGARGNSGVILSQILRGISKGLEGKKEVDVIEFAIGFLEGSKSAYKAVMRPTEGTILSVIRAAADAAIASEAKDIVSFMEEVTIKSKDMLDRTPEMLPALKKAKVVDSGGMGLYIILKGMHEALKEEIKAEIKDIKIGIPGNTLAQATEDIEIKFGYCTEFIILGDAKRAKKFQNEIESLGDSMIVVGYDDVIKVHIHTNDPGLVLSKAVAIGELSKIKIDNMREEHREILMNAKDKELNNDNIEENNLQNEDEILDDEKKKYGFITVAMGDGISSIFKDLGIDYVIEGGQTMNPSTQDILDAVNKINAEHIFIMPNNKNIIMAANQAAEISDKDIRVVPTTTIPQGIACATMFNFDSEPEDNFNNLKNTIEEVKTGSVTYAVRDTEIDGIDIKEGNMLGLVEGKIKEVGEDKKTVANKVLDDMIDDECELITVYYGEEVTDEEASGFQLELQGKYEELDIQFYKGNQPLYYFLMSVE, from the coding sequence ATGGAATATACAAAAATCAATGGCCATGATTTTTATAACATGGTTGTTAATGCTAGTAATAGACTACTAGAACAAAGTGACTTTGTAAATGCACTAAATGTATTTCCGGTTCCAGATGGAGACACTGGAACTAATATGTCTATGACATTTAAAGCAGCAGTTAAAGAAATAGAAAATATAAATACTGATTCTATAGGAGAAGTATCTAAAAAATTAGCCAAAGGTGCATTAATGGGTGCTAGAGGTAACTCGGGAGTTATATTATCTCAAATACTTAGAGGAATTTCTAAGGGACTCGAAGGGAAAAAAGAAGTAGATGTTATTGAATTTGCAATTGGTTTCCTTGAAGGGTCAAAATCAGCATATAAGGCAGTTATGAGACCAACGGAAGGAACTATACTTTCTGTAATCAGAGCAGCAGCAGACGCAGCAATAGCATCTGAAGCTAAAGATATAGTAAGTTTTATGGAAGAAGTAACAATTAAATCTAAAGATATGCTAGATAGAACTCCAGAAATGCTACCAGCACTTAAAAAAGCTAAAGTAGTCGATTCTGGTGGAATGGGACTTTATATAATACTTAAAGGTATGCATGAAGCTTTAAAGGAAGAAATTAAAGCTGAAATAAAGGATATAAAAATAGGAATACCTGGTAATACATTAGCACAAGCTACTGAAGACATAGAGATTAAATTTGGTTATTGTACTGAATTTATAATCTTAGGTGATGCTAAACGTGCAAAGAAATTCCAAAATGAAATAGAGTCTCTTGGAGATTCTATGATTGTTGTTGGATATGATGATGTTATTAAAGTTCACATACATACGAATGATCCAGGACTTGTATTATCTAAGGCAGTAGCTATAGGAGAATTATCAAAAATTAAAATTGATAATATGAGAGAAGAGCATAGAGAAATTTTAATGAATGCTAAGGACAAAGAATTAAATAATGATAATATAGAAGAAAACAATCTTCAAAATGAAGATGAGATTTTAGACGATGAAAAGAAGAAATATGGATTTATAACAGTAGCAATGGGCGATGGAATTTCAAGCATATTTAAAGATTTGGGTATAGATTATGTTATTGAAGGTGGTCAAACCATGAATCCATCTACTCAAGATATTTTAGATGCTGTTAATAAAATAAATGCTGAACATATTTTTATTATGCCAAATAATAAAAATATAATTATGGCAGCTAATCAAGCAGCAGAAATATCTGATAAAGATATTCGTGTAGTACCTACAACAACTATTCCACAAGGAATAGCATGTGCAACTATGTTCAATTTCGATTCTGAACCAGAGGATAATTTCAATAATTTGAAAAACACAATTGAAGAGGTTAAAACTGGGTCAGTAACTTATGCAGTTCGCGATACTGAAATTGATGGGATTGATATTAAAGAAGGAAATATGCTAGGACTCGTAGAAGGCAAAATAAAAGAAGTAGGCGAAGACAAAAAAACTGTAGCAAATAAAGTTCTAGATGACATGATAGATGACGAATGTGAACTTATTACTGTATATTATGGTGAAGAAGTAACTGATGAGGAAGCGAGTGGGTTTCAACTTGAGTTACAAGGTAAATATGAGGAGTTAGATATTCAATTCTATAAAGGAAATCAACCTCTTTACTATTTTTTAATGTCAGTAGAATAA
- a CDS encoding thiamine diphosphokinase, which translates to MNVAIVSGGTAPSEKLLRGYLGKVDFIIAADRGSECLYNYGIVPDLLLGDFDSVKKEILDAVKLQIKEVLEFPPEKDYTDTEIAIIEAIKRGSEKIYLFGAIGSRMDHTLGNIGLLLTTKKRGANLEIINDNNRLYLAEKKMELFGDYGENISFHALCDKVKNFNIRGAKYNLETCDLSLLDPRAICNEFIDTPIEISYEDGELLILHSID; encoded by the coding sequence TTGAATGTGGCGATTGTAAGTGGAGGAACAGCACCTTCAGAAAAATTGTTAAGAGGTTATCTAGGTAAGGTAGATTTTATAATAGCTGCTGATAGAGGGAGTGAATGTCTCTATAATTATGGGATTGTTCCAGATTTGCTCCTTGGAGATTTTGATTCTGTTAAAAAGGAAATTTTAGATGCTGTAAAATTACAAATAAAAGAAGTTTTAGAGTTTCCACCTGAAAAGGACTATACAGATACTGAAATTGCAATAATAGAAGCTATTAAAAGAGGCTCAGAGAAAATATATTTATTTGGAGCAATTGGATCTAGAATGGATCATACACTTGGGAATATAGGTCTTCTTTTAACAACTAAAAAAAGAGGAGCAAATCTTGAAATAATAAATGATAATAATAGACTTTATTTAGCTGAAAAGAAAATGGAGTTATTTGGAGACTATGGTGAAAACATATCTTTTCATGCACTATGCGATAAAGTTAAGAATTTTAATATTAGAGGTGCTAAGTACAATTTAGAGACTTGTGATTTAAGCTTATTAGATCCAAGAGCTATATGTAATGAGTTTATTGATACTCCAATAGAGATTAGTTATGAAGATGGAGAATTATTAATTCTGCACTCAATTGATTAG
- the rsgA gene encoding ribosome small subunit-dependent GTPase A, protein MNGKIIKGIGGFYYIKTEEGLIECKARGIFRHKDITPMVGDNVTIKIENGKGVIEEIHERKSKLSRPTVANVSLAFIVFAVKSPDINFDLLNKFLILCEYNNIEVIVCLNKIDLVSEEERDEIKKRINDIGYEVLYINAKEGLGIERLEEKIQGNITVFCGPSGAGKSTLINKLSSKAHMETGVVSEKIGRGKHTTRHSELIEVSGGYIVDTPGFSTLEIKDLMDKESLKYCFPEFTEYNDKCKYRGCLHYKEPSCAVKEAMDNEEVNKYRYNFYIKTLEEIMKEEKNKW, encoded by the coding sequence AATAGAATGCAAAGCTAGAGGTATATTTAGACATAAAGATATAACACCCATGGTAGGAGATAATGTTACTATTAAAATAGAAAATGGAAAAGGTGTTATTGAAGAAATACATGAGCGAAAATCGAAATTAAGTAGACCAACTGTTGCAAATGTTTCACTAGCATTTATTGTTTTTGCAGTTAAGAGTCCAGATATAAATTTTGATTTATTAAACAAATTTTTAATTTTATGTGAGTATAATAATATTGAAGTTATAGTTTGTTTAAATAAAATAGATTTGGTTTCAGAGGAAGAAAGAGATGAAATAAAAAAGAGGATAAATGATATAGGATATGAAGTTCTTTATATAAATGCAAAAGAAGGACTTGGAATAGAGAGATTAGAAGAAAAAATTCAAGGGAATATTACAGTTTTCTGTGGTCCATCTGGAGCAGGGAAATCTACACTAATTAATAAACTCTCTAGTAAAGCACATATGGAGACTGGAGTCGTTAGTGAAAAGATTGGAAGAGGTAAGCATACCACAAGACATAGTGAACTTATAGAAGTTTCGGGTGGATATATTGTTGATACACCAGGATTTTCTACATTAGAAATAAAAGATTTAATGGATAAAGAGTCTCTTAAATATTGTTTCCCTGAATTTACTGAGTATAATGATAAGTGCAAATATAGAGGATGTCTACATTATAAAGAACCAAGTTGTGCTGTAAAAGAGGCAATGGATAATGAAGAAGTTAATAAATATAGATATAATTTTTATATAAAAACATTAGAAGAAATAATGAAGGAGGAAAAAAACAAATGGTAA
- the rpmB gene encoding 50S ribosomal protein L28, with translation MARRCEICDKGVVAGVQYSHSHRQSKRTWAPNIKKVKALVNGTPRTVHVCTRCLRSGKVQRAI, from the coding sequence ATGGCAAGAAGATGCGAAATATGTGATAAAGGTGTTGTAGCAGGTGTACAATACAGCCATTCACATCGTCAATCAAAGAGAACTTGGGCTCCTAACATAAAGAAAGTAAAAGCTTTAGTTAACGGAACACCAAGAACTGTTCATGTATGTACAAGATGCCTTAGATCTGGAAAGGTCCAAAGAGCAATATAG